The following coding sequences are from one Formosa haliotis window:
- a CDS encoding MotA/TolQ/ExbB proton channel family protein yields MLNALFQNPTDGVEVLTDAEPVKKTLSIVELISSGGVAGQVIIGVLFILLVVAIYIYFERLFAIKAASQIDRNFMNEIKDHVSNGKIDSAQSLCAQVNTPVSRLIGKGITRIGKPLEDINTAIENAGRLEVYGLEKNVSVLATISGAAPMIGFLGTVIGMILSIFEIANSGGQIDIKLLADGLYTAMTTTVAGLIVGIVAYITYNHLVVKTDKVVYQMESNSLEFLDHLNEPI; encoded by the coding sequence ATGTTAAACGCCCTTTTTCAAAACCCTACAGACGGAGTTGAAGTCCTTACAGACGCAGAACCTGTAAAGAAAACCCTTTCAATTGTCGAATTAATTAGCAGCGGAGGAGTAGCTGGTCAAGTTATTATAGGTGTCCTATTCATCTTGCTTGTTGTTGCTATCTATATTTATTTTGAACGTTTATTTGCGATTAAAGCAGCATCTCAAATAGATCGAAATTTCATGAACGAAATTAAAGACCATGTTAGTAATGGTAAAATTGACTCTGCCCAAAGCCTTTGTGCCCAGGTAAATACTCCAGTTTCTAGATTAATAGGAAAAGGAATCACCAGAATAGGAAAACCTTTGGAAGATATTAATACAGCTATAGAAAACGCTGGTCGATTAGAAGTTTACGGTTTAGAAAAGAATGTAAGTGTTTTAGCTACAATTTCTGGAGCCGCACCAATGATTGGATTCTTAGGAACGGTAATCGGGATGATTCTTTCTATTTTTGAAATTGCTAATTCTGGAGGACAAATCGATATTAAATTATTGGCCGACGGATTATATACTGCGATGACTACTACAGTAGCGGGATTAATTGTTGGTATTGTAGCTTATATTACGTATAATCATTTAGTAGTAAAAACAGACAAGGTTGTCTATCAAATGGAATCTAATTCATTAGAATTTTTAGATCACTTAAACGAGCCAATTTAA